The following coding sequences lie in one Megalodesulfovibrio gigas DSM 1382 = ATCC 19364 genomic window:
- a CDS encoding TetR/AcrR family transcriptional regulator has product MTAPETPADTPRQTILDAAATIFVEVGFAGARVEAIARAAGVNKATLYYHVGDKAALYEAVVCRLFEGAIQTVEAAAASSQEPRARLMAIAQAMGLYFQANPGLPRIMAWELASGAATLPQAALMHWSRIFRIVAGALLALGIDPVPGYFTMAGGTMLYFLTEPLRQRVAGMVPGIPAALGVSSPEAMASFLLNTLLPPNEGKE; this is encoded by the coding sequence ATGACTGCACCTGAGACGCCAGCCGACACGCCCCGCCAGACCATCCTGGACGCCGCCGCCACCATTTTTGTGGAGGTCGGCTTTGCCGGCGCACGGGTGGAGGCCATCGCCCGGGCCGCCGGGGTGAACAAGGCCACCCTGTATTATCATGTGGGAGACAAGGCCGCCCTGTACGAAGCCGTGGTCTGCCGGCTCTTTGAGGGGGCCATCCAGACCGTGGAAGCCGCCGCGGCCTCCAGCCAGGAGCCGCGCGCCCGGCTCATGGCCATTGCCCAGGCCATGGGCCTGTATTTCCAGGCCAACCCGGGCCTGCCGCGCATCATGGCCTGGGAGCTGGCCTCGGGCGCAGCCACGTTGCCCCAGGCGGCGCTCATGCATTGGAGCCGCATTTTCCGCATTGTGGCGGGGGCGCTTCTGGCCCTGGGTATTGACCCGGTGCCCGGCTACTTCACCATGGCCGGGGGCACCATGCTGTATTTCTTGACAGAACCACTGCGCCAGCGGGTGGCCGGTATGGTGCCGGGCATTCCTGCCGCGCTGGGCGTTTCCAGCCCTGAGGCCATGGCCTCGTTCCTGCTGAACACACTGCTGCCCCCCAACGAGGGGAAGGAATAG
- a CDS encoding DEAD/DEAH box helicase, with the protein MDAGNEALLRTTLQEFIKDSIPEYILESSQYIVASGGVQKISLKKGDPFWEIEGNVQGDDFQIYSPEVTINLKERRVNYFCNCPDSFSGVCRHVGATALKFLHSLESAGDEEDAPHPLPKTEWRQAFRSFFATEPEAEPGRHYLIYRFFPEPGRLQIAFFRARQNKSGLSTVHQEVTLEQIIRNPDWSEGAPQLPRVAQLIGQYIDYFGHRVEVPDGLITWLLRSIRREYYLFWRDSDQPCRIETKPMRLMLKPQLEEQGLSLDVFLGRDGKPPFSILGKEAHFYGQLPIWVCWNRGFYPVQTGLESQLVQELVLSPPVVPQADISEFLDRVWTRLPVQELYDPEAFLAHMEPLFIPASYNPKLYLDEEGSLLTLHIENIYETQFGEHSLSGPNPDLITGSVSYEGKSFLIRRDQEKEAHLAQTLQDMQFQPRSPSMWFLEPEEAIAFLLDAYPTLVQQYRIYGEKNLTRYKVRLAQPQVVAEVKSDEEEKWFTLDLEIQYDDQRVPIDKIWAAWSQGKRYVQLKDGSYTSLPEGWLKKLEHKLRALGFDPDKPPKRLFKQFEAPVLDKILEDIPDAVTDSFWSCLKEKIHSFEEVTPVEPPQKLNASLRPYQVQGLSYLNFLREYGFGGILADEMGLGKTIQTLSFIAHVVETGQTGPNLIVVPTSVLPNWEREAEKFVPHLKRLTIYGARREGMFKLIRESDLVLTTYALLRRDLEELQKEEFNSVILDEAQNIKNPNTITARSVRRLASKQRICLSGTPIENNLFELWSLFEFLMPGFLGSQHSFQRGIVKPIKDGDPETLEYLRSRVKPFILRRTKKEVAKDLPPKVENVYYCALMDEQLELYAALAKKLREQVLQDVDEKGLAKSQMSILDALLKLRQICCHPRLLKLDMPGVSTNLPSGKFDAFKDMVTDIIEEGHKVLVFSQFVQMLHIIRSWLNIQKIPFAYLDGASKDRFDQVDRFNNTPEIPIFLISLKAGGTGLNLTSADYVIHYDPWWNPAVENQATDRTHRIGQTRQVFAYKLICQNTVEEKILKLQDSKRDVAESIIPGQDAWKSLTRDDLEMLFDV; encoded by the coding sequence ATGGATGCTGGCAACGAAGCCCTTCTGCGAACCACCTTGCAGGAGTTCATCAAGGATTCCATCCCAGAATACATCCTTGAAAGCTCCCAGTATATTGTCGCCAGCGGGGGCGTGCAGAAAATAAGTCTCAAAAAAGGCGACCCGTTCTGGGAGATTGAAGGCAACGTCCAGGGAGATGACTTCCAGATCTACTCTCCGGAAGTCACCATCAACCTGAAGGAACGCCGCGTCAACTACTTCTGCAACTGCCCGGACTCCTTTTCCGGCGTGTGCCGGCACGTGGGCGCCACGGCGCTCAAGTTCCTGCACTCCCTGGAAAGCGCCGGCGACGAGGAAGACGCGCCCCACCCCCTGCCCAAAACCGAATGGCGCCAGGCCTTCCGCAGCTTCTTCGCCACCGAGCCGGAAGCGGAACCCGGCCGCCACTACCTCATTTATCGCTTCTTCCCGGAGCCCGGCCGCCTGCAGATCGCCTTTTTCCGCGCCCGGCAGAACAAGTCCGGCCTTTCCACCGTGCACCAGGAAGTGACCCTGGAGCAGATCATCCGCAATCCGGACTGGAGCGAAGGCGCGCCCCAGCTGCCCCGCGTGGCCCAGCTCATCGGCCAGTACATTGACTACTTTGGCCATCGCGTGGAGGTGCCGGACGGCCTCATCACCTGGCTGTTGCGCTCCATCCGCCGGGAATACTATCTCTTCTGGCGGGATTCGGACCAGCCCTGCCGCATTGAGACCAAGCCCATGCGCCTGATGCTCAAGCCCCAGCTGGAGGAGCAGGGCCTTTCGCTGGATGTGTTTTTGGGCCGCGACGGCAAGCCGCCCTTCTCCATCCTGGGCAAGGAAGCCCACTTTTACGGCCAGTTGCCCATCTGGGTCTGCTGGAACCGCGGCTTTTATCCTGTGCAGACCGGCCTGGAATCCCAGCTGGTGCAGGAACTGGTGCTCAGCCCCCCCGTGGTGCCCCAGGCGGACATCTCCGAATTTCTGGACCGTGTCTGGACCCGTCTGCCTGTGCAGGAGCTGTACGACCCGGAAGCCTTCCTGGCTCACATGGAGCCCCTCTTCATTCCGGCCAGCTACAATCCCAAACTGTACCTGGACGAAGAAGGCAGCCTGCTGACCCTGCACATTGAGAACATCTACGAAACCCAGTTCGGCGAGCACTCCCTTTCCGGCCCCAACCCGGACCTGATTACCGGCTCCGTCTCGTACGAGGGCAAGTCCTTCCTCATCCGGCGCGATCAGGAAAAGGAAGCGCATCTGGCCCAGACCCTCCAGGACATGCAGTTCCAGCCGCGCTCCCCCAGTATGTGGTTTCTGGAGCCGGAGGAAGCCATCGCCTTCCTGCTGGACGCCTACCCCACCCTGGTGCAGCAATACCGCATTTACGGCGAAAAGAATCTCACGCGGTACAAGGTCCGCCTGGCCCAGCCCCAGGTGGTGGCCGAGGTCAAGTCTGACGAGGAAGAAAAGTGGTTCACCCTGGACCTGGAAATCCAGTACGACGACCAGCGCGTGCCCATCGACAAGATCTGGGCCGCCTGGAGCCAGGGCAAGCGCTATGTGCAGCTCAAGGACGGCTCCTACACCTCCCTGCCCGAAGGCTGGCTCAAGAAGCTGGAGCACAAGCTCAGAGCCCTGGGCTTCGACCCCGACAAGCCGCCCAAACGCCTGTTCAAGCAGTTTGAAGCCCCGGTGCTGGACAAGATCCTGGAAGACATTCCCGACGCCGTGACCGACTCCTTCTGGTCCTGCCTCAAGGAAAAGATTCACAGCTTCGAGGAAGTGACGCCCGTCGAACCGCCGCAAAAGCTCAACGCCAGCCTGCGCCCCTATCAGGTGCAGGGCCTCTCGTACCTGAACTTCCTGCGCGAATACGGGTTTGGCGGCATTCTGGCCGACGAGATGGGCCTGGGCAAGACCATCCAGACCCTCTCCTTCATCGCCCATGTGGTGGAGACCGGGCAGACCGGCCCCAACCTCATCGTGGTGCCCACTTCGGTGCTGCCCAACTGGGAGCGCGAAGCGGAAAAATTTGTCCCGCACCTCAAACGGCTGACCATCTACGGCGCCCGCCGCGAGGGCATGTTCAAGCTCATCCGGGAATCGGATCTCGTCCTCACCACATACGCCCTCTTGCGGCGCGATCTTGAGGAACTGCAGAAGGAAGAGTTCAACAGCGTCATCCTGGACGAAGCGCAGAACATCAAGAACCCCAACACCATCACTGCCCGGTCGGTGCGGCGGCTGGCCTCCAAGCAGCGCATCTGCCTCTCGGGCACGCCCATCGAGAACAACCTGTTCGAGCTGTGGAGCCTCTTCGAATTCCTCATGCCCGGCTTCCTGGGTTCGCAGCACAGCTTCCAGCGCGGCATCGTCAAACCCATCAAGGATGGCGATCCCGAAACCCTGGAATACCTGCGCTCGCGGGTAAAGCCCTTCATCCTGCGCCGCACCAAGAAGGAAGTGGCCAAGGACCTGCCGCCCAAGGTGGAGAACGTCTACTACTGCGCCCTCATGGACGAACAGCTGGAGCTGTACGCCGCCCTGGCCAAGAAGCTCAGGGAGCAGGTGCTGCAGGACGTGGACGAAAAGGGCCTGGCCAAGAGCCAGATGTCCATCCTGGATGCGTTGCTCAAGCTGCGCCAGATCTGCTGTCACCCGCGGCTGCTCAAGCTGGACATGCCCGGCGTCTCCACCAACCTGCCCTCAGGCAAGTTCGACGCCTTCAAGGACATGGTCACGGACATCATCGAAGAAGGCCACAAGGTGCTGGTGTTCTCCCAGTTCGTGCAGATGCTGCACATCATCCGCAGCTGGCTCAACATCCAGAAAATCCCCTTCGCCTACCTGGACGGCGCCTCCAAGGACCGCTTCGACCAGGTGGACCGCTTCAACAACACGCCGGAAATCCCCATCTTCCTCATCTCGCTGAAGGCCGGCGGCACGGGTCTGAACCTCACCAGCGCAGACTACGTGATCCACTACGACCCCTGGTGGAACCCGGCCGTGGAAAACCAGGCCACAGACCGCACCCACCGCATCGGCCAGACGCGCCAGGTGTTCGCCTACAAGCTCATCTGCCAGAATACGGTGGAAGAGAAGATCCTCAAGCTGCAGGACAGCAAACGCGACGTGGCCGAATCCATCATCCCCGGTCAGGACGCCTGGAAGAGCCTGACCCGCGACGACCTGGAAATGCTGTTCGACGTGTAG
- a CDS encoding HlyD family secretion protein, with protein sequence MRRLVLLLCCVLLAGCEERAPGLYQGYMEGEFVYVASQYAGRLQALRVARGDRIAPGDELFVLEDELEAQAVTRAEANLERTRDTVADLDKGLRKEELAQLKARHAQARAQLQLARAEHDRRISLRRGNVIAQEELDQARTTLQQAEAAVADLEAQLATGQLGSREDQRSAARAQERMAAAELEQARWQLEQKRQRALVSGTIFDLIHYPGEWVAAGSPVLSLLPPEQIKCRFFVPQTDLAGIQVRDPVAALVDGQPQPVPGWVSYISPQAEYTPPVIYSQQFRAKLVFMVEARFPPGVAATLHPGQPVDVRLQLRTTR encoded by the coding sequence ATGCGCCGGCTTGTCCTGCTGCTGTGTTGCGTGTTGCTCGCCGGGTGCGAGGAGCGCGCCCCTGGCCTGTACCAGGGGTATATGGAAGGGGAATTCGTGTACGTGGCGTCCCAGTATGCCGGGCGGCTGCAGGCGTTGCGCGTGGCCCGCGGCGACCGCATCGCCCCCGGGGACGAACTCTTTGTGCTGGAGGACGAGTTGGAGGCCCAGGCCGTGACCCGGGCCGAGGCCAATCTGGAGCGCACCCGCGACACCGTGGCCGATCTGGACAAGGGACTGCGCAAGGAGGAGCTGGCTCAACTCAAGGCCCGCCATGCCCAGGCCAGGGCGCAGCTGCAACTGGCCAGGGCCGAGCACGACCGTCGCATTTCCCTGCGCCGTGGCAACGTCATTGCCCAGGAGGAGCTGGATCAGGCCCGCACCACCCTGCAGCAGGCCGAAGCGGCCGTGGCGGATTTGGAAGCGCAGCTGGCCACGGGGCAGCTTGGTTCCCGCGAGGACCAGCGTTCCGCCGCCCGCGCCCAGGAGCGCATGGCCGCCGCCGAGCTGGAGCAGGCCCGCTGGCAACTGGAGCAAAAGCGGCAGCGCGCCCTGGTTTCCGGCACGATATTCGACCTGATCCACTATCCTGGCGAGTGGGTGGCTGCGGGCAGCCCGGTGCTGTCCTTGTTGCCGCCGGAACAGATCAAGTGCCGGTTCTTTGTGCCCCAGACGGATCTGGCCGGCATCCAGGTGCGCGATCCGGTGGCTGCCCTGGTGGATGGTCAGCCCCAACCGGTGCCCGGCTGGGTGAGCTACATTTCTCCCCAGGCGGAATACACACCGCCGGTCATTTACTCCCAGCAGTTCCGGGCCAAGCTGGTGTTCATGGTGGAGGCCAGATTTCCCCCCGGGGTGGCGGCTACCCTGCACCCCGGCCAGCCCGTGGACGTCCGGCTGCAACTGAGGACAACGCGATGA
- a CDS encoding ABC transporter permease: MKSSRFSPGRFWAMVIKEFVQMRRDRLTFGMMVGIPLMQLIIFGYAINNDPRHLPMAVLSLDNSPFSRSIVAGLQNSNYFDLTHHLADAATGDQLLQTGDVQFVLTIPAGFARDLVRGEQPSLLLQADAADPAATSFAMSALDIIVRQGLDRDLTGPLVSLRTTPAPAQTIIHRLYNPEIQTSYNIVPGLMGVVLTMTMVIITSLAITREHERGTMENLLCTPVRPLEVLLGKIVPYIVVGYIQMGLILLAAVFLFKVPVHGSIPLLLGVSFLFIAANLAVGVTFSTIASNQLQAVQMAFFFFLPSILLSGFMFPFRGMPEWAQGIGSVLPNTHFMRIVRGIILKGATLPEFAQELLPMAVFLVVVLLVALKRYRKTLD; encoded by the coding sequence ATGAAGTCGTCGCGCTTTTCCCCGGGCCGCTTCTGGGCCATGGTGATCAAGGAATTCGTGCAGATGCGGCGCGACCGGCTGACCTTCGGCATGATGGTGGGCATTCCCCTCATGCAGCTGATCATCTTCGGCTACGCCATCAACAACGACCCCCGCCACCTGCCCATGGCCGTGCTCAGTCTGGACAACTCGCCCTTTTCGCGGTCCATCGTCGCCGGCTTGCAGAACAGCAATTACTTTGACCTGACGCACCACCTGGCCGACGCCGCCACCGGGGACCAGCTGCTGCAGACCGGGGACGTGCAATTCGTGCTGACCATCCCCGCCGGCTTTGCCCGGGATCTTGTCCGGGGCGAACAGCCGTCCCTGTTGCTGCAGGCCGATGCGGCAGACCCGGCAGCGACCTCCTTCGCCATGAGCGCGCTGGACATCATCGTGCGTCAGGGGCTGGACCGGGACCTGACCGGCCCTCTGGTCTCCCTGCGCACCACGCCCGCGCCGGCGCAAACCATCATCCACCGGCTGTACAACCCGGAAATTCAGACCAGCTACAACATCGTTCCGGGCCTGATGGGCGTGGTGCTGACCATGACCATGGTGATCATCACCTCCCTGGCCATCACCCGGGAACACGAGCGCGGCACCATGGAAAACCTGCTCTGCACGCCGGTGCGGCCGCTGGAGGTGCTGCTGGGCAAGATCGTGCCGTACATTGTGGTGGGCTACATCCAGATGGGACTGATTCTCCTGGCCGCCGTGTTCCTGTTCAAGGTGCCGGTGCACGGCAGCATCCCGCTGCTGCTGGGGGTGTCCTTCCTGTTCATTGCGGCCAACCTGGCCGTGGGCGTCACCTTCTCCACCATCGCCAGCAACCAGTTGCAGGCGGTGCAGATGGCGTTCTTCTTCTTCCTGCCGTCCATCCTGCTGTCGGGCTTCATGTTCCCTTTCCGGGGCATGCCGGAATGGGCCCAGGGCATCGGCTCTGTGCTGCCGAACACACACTTTATGCGCATCGTGCGGGGCATCATCCTCAAGGGAGCCACCCTGCCGGAATTCGCGCAGGAACTGCTGCCCATGGCCGTGTTTCTGGTGGTGGTGCTGCTGGTGGCCCTGAAGCGCTACCGCAAGACGCTGGATTAG
- a CDS encoding ABC transporter ATP-binding protein, whose protein sequence is MTAPTIIDVQGVTKRFGDKTVVNALSLTVRKGEIFGFLGPNGSGKTTFIRMLCGLLTPDAGEGTCLGLNVRTESEAIKRQVGYMAQKFSLYTDLTVRENLEFMARIYGVPNRRQAVAQAIEFMQLEPYAGQLAGTLSGGWKQRLALAASCIHRPALLLLDEPTAGVDPKARRDFWDAVHVLAAQGVTSLITTHYMDEAERCHRLAYIAYGNLLAQGTVREVVASSSLHTWEIAGPDLYELAARLRDLPGVDQVAPFGATLHVSGADGDVLRRSLEPFQHGPHRFSEVETSLEEVFISLMTASQQGTARRIA, encoded by the coding sequence ATGACTGCCCCCACCATCATCGATGTCCAGGGCGTCACCAAGCGCTTCGGCGACAAGACCGTGGTCAATGCCTTGTCCCTCACGGTGCGCAAGGGCGAGATCTTCGGGTTCCTGGGTCCCAACGGGTCCGGCAAGACGACCTTTATCCGCATGCTCTGCGGCCTGCTGACCCCGGACGCCGGCGAGGGCACCTGCCTGGGCCTGAACGTGCGCACCGAATCCGAAGCCATCAAGCGCCAGGTGGGGTACATGGCGCAGAAGTTCAGCCTGTACACGGACCTGACCGTGCGCGAGAATCTGGAGTTCATGGCCCGCATTTACGGCGTGCCCAACCGGCGACAGGCCGTGGCGCAGGCCATCGAATTTATGCAGTTGGAGCCGTATGCCGGGCAGCTCGCCGGCACCCTGTCCGGCGGCTGGAAACAGCGGCTGGCCCTGGCCGCGAGCTGCATCCATCGTCCGGCCCTGCTCCTGCTGGACGAGCCCACCGCCGGCGTGGACCCCAAGGCCCGCCGGGACTTCTGGGACGCCGTGCACGTGCTGGCCGCCCAGGGCGTCACGTCCCTCATCACCACCCATTATATGGATGAGGCCGAGCGCTGCCATCGTCTGGCCTACATTGCCTATGGCAACCTTCTGGCCCAGGGCACGGTGCGGGAGGTGGTGGCGTCCTCCAGCCTGCACACCTGGGAAATTGCCGGACCGGATCTGTACGAGCTCGCCGCCAGATTGCGCGACCTGCCCGGCGTGGATCAGGTGGCCCCCTTTGGCGCCACCTTGCACGTTTCCGGGGCGGATGGGGATGTGTTGCGGCGGTCCCTGGAGCCGTTCCAGCACGGGCCGCACCGGTTTTCGGAGGTGGAGACGTCGTTGGAAGAGGTCTTCATCAGCCTGATGACGGCCTCGCAGCAAGGCACGGCCAGGAGGATCGCATGA
- a CDS encoding O-antigen ligase family protein, whose protein sequence is MRLRCVLGILLAAGVVLCLAGVFLSLPWWVFAAVTAGAGGTAVSLVRPRLAWGCLVALYFVATPSIFFRPDGLLASIFVPHVLLLPLLLGSFLQAVARRESLSAGSSLLPLLLLVLGLHGLAWFWAPTPEFGLFNVGAMAANVLLFWGLVHHIRTVADLRQLCWALFVGGIVCAAGVTASQWWEPDWKYTPSAYWGMGFTFFVGRNGGFVASNHAAAYLVAAGCAAAALRQEARSWQARLGLLLGGGFMLFGIVLTQSRGALLGLFAGAFAVFALNARLRHRFLRHTMSFLVLVLCCVAVAQPGYLDRLLIGFGYTGDLIFADKPGEEEESQENLSGISARFRMWRDGLDAMQQDPVTFLGGLGPGGFVTITKEPEVHSFWLTFFFDLGLAGVVVQIFIWIWLISQFKSVIMKPISPELAPFFWAMLAACLAELGVHGLIDHDLTSMVSRFSFLFLALAAAIIKVATREQQEGHRACVQRDSSF, encoded by the coding sequence ATGAGACTGCGCTGTGTGCTGGGGATACTCCTCGCGGCGGGCGTGGTCCTGTGCTTGGCCGGGGTCTTTCTCTCCCTGCCGTGGTGGGTGTTCGCCGCCGTGACGGCCGGGGCAGGAGGCACGGCCGTGAGTCTGGTGCGGCCCCGGCTGGCCTGGGGTTGCCTGGTTGCGTTGTACTTTGTGGCCACGCCGAGCATCTTCTTCCGGCCGGATGGCCTGCTGGCGTCCATCTTTGTGCCCCATGTGCTGCTGCTCCCGCTGCTGCTGGGAAGTTTTTTGCAGGCCGTTGCCAGACGGGAATCCCTGAGCGCCGGCAGCTCACTGCTGCCCCTGCTGCTGCTGGTGCTCGGGCTGCACGGCCTGGCTTGGTTCTGGGCCCCCACACCCGAGTTCGGCCTGTTCAATGTGGGAGCCATGGCGGCGAATGTGCTGCTGTTCTGGGGGCTCGTCCACCACATCCGCACGGTGGCGGACTTGCGCCAGTTGTGCTGGGCGTTGTTCGTGGGCGGCATTGTGTGCGCCGCCGGGGTCACGGCGTCCCAGTGGTGGGAACCGGACTGGAAATACACCCCCAGCGCCTACTGGGGCATGGGATTCACGTTTTTTGTGGGCAGAAACGGCGGCTTTGTGGCCAGCAACCACGCCGCTGCCTATCTGGTGGCGGCAGGTTGTGCAGCGGCCGCCCTGCGCCAGGAGGCCCGCTCCTGGCAGGCCCGGCTGGGCCTGCTGCTGGGGGGCGGGTTTATGCTGTTCGGCATCGTGCTCACCCAGAGCCGCGGGGCGCTCCTGGGCCTGTTTGCCGGAGCCTTTGCCGTGTTTGCCCTCAATGCCCGGCTGCGGCATCGGTTCCTCCGGCATACCATGTCGTTCCTGGTGCTGGTGCTCTGCTGCGTGGCCGTGGCCCAGCCGGGATACCTGGATCGCCTGCTCATCGGCTTCGGCTACACCGGCGATTTGATTTTTGCCGACAAGCCGGGGGAAGAGGAGGAAAGCCAGGAGAACCTGAGCGGCATTTCTGCCCGGTTCCGCATGTGGCGTGACGGGTTGGACGCCATGCAGCAGGATCCCGTCACCTTCCTGGGCGGACTGGGCCCCGGGGGGTTTGTGACCATCACCAAGGAACCGGAGGTGCATTCCTTCTGGCTCACGTTCTTTTTTGACCTGGGTCTGGCCGGAGTGGTGGTGCAGATTTTCATCTGGATCTGGTTGATCAGTCAGTTCAAATCCGTGATCATGAAGCCCATATCGCCGGAGCTGGCCCCGTTTTTCTGGGCCATGCTGGCGGCGTGTCTGGCTGAGCTGGGCGTGCATGGATTGATCGACCATGACCTTACGTCCATGGTGTCGCGGTTCAGCTTTTTGTTCCTGGCCCTGGCCGCAGCAATCATC
- a CDS encoding RelA/SpoT family protein yields MIRITEIIEKISGYMPEEGKALIQKAYVYSAAAHQGQVRASGEPYLLHPLEVANILAEMKLDEATIAAGLLHDTVEDTLATVEEIDSLFGEDVADIVDGVTKLAKLAFDSKEQAQAESLRKMIMAMAEDIRVLIVKLADRLHNMRTLEHMPPEKRQRIAQETMDIYAPLANRLGLHRIKVELEDLSFRYLKPDVFGQVSEGVKSHQTLGKDYMTNVISRLEAMLAENGIRGRVHGRTKHLFSIYRKMVQQNLTLDQVYDLIAFRVIVNSIKDCYAALGLVHAEWRPIPGKFKDYISLPKANMYQSLHTTVIGPLYERIEIQIRTEEMHRYAEHGVAAHWLYKDSAKLKAKDLSQFSWLREMLDWQKQESDSREFLRSLRIDLFKDEVYVFTPKGDVKELPEGATPVDFAYHIHTQVGDRCTGAKVNGRLVPLNTELKNGDVVEIFTDAARRPNRDWLKFVKTAKARTRITHYIRTEERTRSIALAKEMLEKEGRKLGVNFGKLLKDKSLEALAAEMTFKSVEDLLSAVGYARITPGRILKRFLPQKEDEKAGAKPSQDKTDRGEKGEKRGEKGRDKHEDAVCEEPRQPKPGENIVIKGVDGVLQRFARCCNPLPGDAIVGYISRGKGLTVHRADCPNVQGMETDRLMAVSWEGDQETAFPSRIRILARNKPGVLARVSSVLSQEGVNIESGHFHSTVDGLTELFFMVTVKEAPLLYKVLEKVNGLDAVVEASRVTAPVA; encoded by the coding sequence ATGATTCGCATTACAGAAATTATCGAAAAAATCTCCGGCTACATGCCGGAGGAGGGCAAGGCCCTCATCCAGAAAGCGTACGTGTATTCCGCCGCCGCGCACCAGGGCCAGGTGCGCGCCTCGGGGGAGCCATACCTGCTGCATCCACTGGAAGTCGCCAACATCCTTGCTGAAATGAAGCTGGATGAAGCCACCATCGCCGCAGGTCTGCTGCACGATACCGTGGAGGACACCCTGGCCACGGTGGAGGAGATCGACTCCCTGTTCGGCGAGGACGTGGCGGACATCGTGGACGGCGTCACCAAATTGGCCAAGCTCGCCTTCGATTCCAAGGAGCAGGCCCAGGCCGAGAGCTTGCGCAAGATGATCATGGCCATGGCCGAGGACATCCGCGTGCTCATCGTCAAGCTGGCGGACCGGCTGCACAACATGCGCACCCTGGAGCACATGCCCCCGGAAAAACGCCAGCGCATTGCCCAGGAAACCATGGACATCTATGCCCCCCTGGCCAACCGCCTGGGGCTGCATCGCATCAAGGTGGAGCTGGAGGACCTCTCCTTCCGCTATCTGAAGCCGGACGTCTTCGGCCAGGTTTCCGAAGGTGTCAAGAGCCATCAGACCCTGGGCAAGGATTACATGACCAATGTAATCTCCAGGCTGGAGGCCATGCTGGCCGAGAACGGCATCCGCGGCCGTGTGCACGGTCGCACCAAGCACCTGTTCTCCATCTACCGCAAAATGGTCCAGCAGAATTTGACGCTGGATCAGGTGTACGATCTCATCGCCTTCCGCGTCATCGTCAACTCCATCAAGGACTGCTACGCCGCCCTGGGCCTGGTGCATGCGGAGTGGCGGCCCATTCCCGGCAAGTTCAAGGATTACATTTCCCTGCCCAAGGCGAACATGTACCAGAGCTTGCACACCACGGTCATTGGGCCGCTGTACGAGCGCATCGAAATCCAGATCCGCACCGAGGAGATGCACCGCTACGCAGAGCACGGCGTGGCCGCCCACTGGCTGTACAAGGATTCCGCCAAGCTCAAGGCCAAGGATCTGAGCCAGTTTTCCTGGTTGCGGGAAATGCTGGACTGGCAGAAACAGGAAAGCGATTCCCGGGAGTTCCTGCGCTCCTTGCGCATCGACCTGTTCAAGGACGAGGTCTACGTCTTCACCCCCAAAGGCGATGTGAAGGAACTGCCCGAAGGCGCCACGCCCGTGGACTTTGCCTATCATATTCACACCCAGGTGGGAGACCGTTGCACCGGCGCCAAGGTGAACGGCCGGCTGGTGCCCTTGAACACGGAGCTCAAGAACGGCGATGTGGTGGAGATCTTCACCGACGCTGCCCGCCGGCCCAACCGGGACTGGCTCAAGTTCGTCAAGACAGCCAAGGCCCGCACGCGCATCACGCACTATATCCGCACCGAGGAACGAACGCGGTCCATCGCCCTGGCCAAGGAAATGCTGGAGAAGGAAGGCCGCAAGCTGGGCGTGAACTTCGGCAAGCTCCTCAAGGACAAGTCCCTGGAGGCCCTGGCTGCGGAGATGACCTTCAAGAGTGTGGAAGATCTGCTCTCCGCCGTGGGCTATGCGCGCATCACCCCCGGCAGGATCCTCAAGCGCTTCCTGCCCCAGAAGGAGGACGAGAAGGCCGGCGCCAAACCATCCCAGGACAAGACAGACCGGGGAGAAAAGGGCGAAAAGCGCGGGGAAAAGGGCCGCGACAAGCACGAAGACGCCGTCTGCGAGGAACCCCGCCAACCCAAGCCCGGCGAGAACATCGTCATCAAGGGCGTGGATGGCGTGCTCCAGCGCTTTGCCCGCTGCTGCAATCCCCTGCCCGGGGATGCCATTGTGGGTTACATTTCCCGCGGCAAGGGCCTCACTGTGCACCGGGCAGACTGTCCCAACGTCCAGGGCATGGAGACGGATCGGCTCATGGCTGTTTCCTGGGAAGGGGATCAGGAGACGGCGTTCCCCTCCCGCATCCGCATCCTGGCCCGCAACAAGCCCGGCGTGCTGGCCCGGGTGAGCAGCGTGCTCTCCCAGGAGGGCGTGAACATCGAATCAGGCCACTTCCATTCCACTGTGGACGGTCTGACGGAATTGTTCTTCATGGTGACGGTCAAGGAGGCGCCCCTGCTGTACAAGGTGCTGGAAAAGGTGAACGGGCTGGATGCGGTGGTGGAGGCCAGTCGTGTGACGGCTCCGGTGGCATAG